A single window of Narcine bancroftii isolate sNarBan1 chromosome 13, sNarBan1.hap1, whole genome shotgun sequence DNA harbors:
- the LOC138749044 gene encoding homeobox protein goosecoid-like: MGLHLLSQARKRRRRHRTVFTEQQLEDLEDLFSVSRYPDGSAREELARKTLLSEETIKVWFKNRRAKSRKQKALARGKMANSNVCDSMEGAGKPSSHPSVAS; the protein is encoded by the exons ATGGGGCTTCACCTCCTGTCTCAGGCTCGGAAGAGGAGGCGGAGACACAGGACAGTCTTCACCGAGCAGCAGCTGGAAGATCTGGAAGACCTCTTCAGCGTGTCAAGGTACCCGGACGGCAGCGCTAGAGAGGAGTTGGCCAGGAAGACCCTCCTCTCCGAGGAGACCATCAAG GTCTGGTTCAAAAATCGACGGGCAAAGTCGAGGAAACAGAAGGCGCTTGCCCGAGGGAAGATGGCCAATTCGAATGTGTGTGACTCAATGGAAGGAGCGGGCAAGCCCTCCAGCCACCCCAGCGTTGCTTCATGA